A section of the Lathamus discolor isolate bLatDis1 chromosome 6, bLatDis1.hap1, whole genome shotgun sequence genome encodes:
- the LOC136016988 gene encoding mesothelin-like isoform X2, with protein sequence MLLEVAHGQASPCSLTFGQYACAQSAWLQDLPDDFLVSLYKCLAPKPASTVDPEYSVLFFSKYDAKKLIAALTVFSQQFSHVPRSLEWNMVFINGLWEKMLEVPDIDSPPVLSQWIHGGLQPFLVEPKVFACLHAKNLSCETFQMIVAALNGIYSDLPVEEQRSLYAGIKHYLIQDESNQKCYSAAVPGLNSTAWFGNYLGSFLEHATVGDLQLFGDEATLQRFTRDPVNIQMISNLTLLRETAVYYTSLLTSGPGFPLSSLPDRLVCYLSPSAVSNLSRDDALSLAQRITKNCPLNLTHRGITRERAPSSLTIEELQVASSLVRKFEHLPPEILRGLGQAAVGLSISSIENSIRDEDLEASIPALGKVHGWNAEQSSTIINKLLRSGYQILDGQSLAKLGSLVAGLNSSTLRSLSSEVILEAIKLPEFVEQMLPLPSALKMALVEKLSSSVHHPADLVKYIPDALASYIPKSLLVFGEEKPNIQDINNKTWTREQAAMFFSDIIKTEPDFSRLSQSVLQGFTCAAANEVGEERFQELAKVMKKKNVKLGEDQLNCLVKMVTLHGIPKDLDSYPKDLLLFLSPSDYAATGSCRQYFANIEEANLDLLQRESSQRKQLLLEALACLRIPGTQVTEANAEVLGRLVCDLGGEYITSSGGNLLKQLSKCDSFLPDQEEAIRSIISSGNTTFGPPAAWSAFTLNELSGLIPVFDHSILQQIPKNALTVWLKNFAHDSPLSREELATVVEELLPTRHKRADGCPPEKQITETVLEDDLMPLSYSPEELRACLKNVSVENHLSQMLTYAFSVQQLAVLKEHLDETYPDGYPESLLFKLGSLISFVTPEDVSKWNISSADTLAGLLRNEPLDDQASVIIKRYIDLGNPLNVTALNAIGTRYMCLLNETELKMIDSSTLKLASLNLSACSERTKEILYAKAKSAFSDQRRSPAYYQLIEPYLGGAPAADIKALSKDNVNMNISTFMKLRRDSLMSLTPLEVQGLLGMHLGDLNKWHTTSPIREWVQRQKQSELDKLHIGLTGGTQEGYINLVTPKFQSPSSAPLSTAAMTFHLLPALLTSFLMMWVFS encoded by the exons ATGCTTCTTGAGGTAGCCCATGGCCAAGCCTCCCCGTGCAGCCTCACTTTTGGTCAATATGCCTGTGCACAG agtgCTTGGCTCCAGGACCTTCCAGATGATTTCCTTGTATCCTTATATAAGTGCCTTGCCCCTAAACCTGCCAGTACTGTGGATCCAGAATACtctgttctcttcttttccaaatATGATGCCAAGAAGCTTATAGCTGCTCTCACCGTGTTCAGCCAGCAG TTTTCTCATGTTCCTCGTTCTCTGGAGTGGAACATGGTCTTCATTAATGGCCTGTGGGAGAAGATGTTGGAAGTGCCTGACATTGACAGCCCCCCTGTTTTGTCTCAGTGGATCCATGGGGGGCTTCAGCCATTCCTGGTGGAGCCCAAGGTCTTTGCTTGCCTTCATGCCAAAAACCTGTCTTGTGAGACATTTCAAATGAT AGTTGCTGCCCTGAATGGCATATATTCTGACCTTCCAGTGGAAGAACAGAGGAGTCTTTATGCTGGGATCAAACACTACCTCATCCAGGATG AATCAAACCAGAAATGCTACAGTGCAGCCGTTCCAGGTCTGAATTCCACTGCTTGGTTTGGAAATTATCTTGGATCCTTTTTGGAGCATGCTACTGTTGGAGACCTGCAGCTTTTTGGTGATGAAGCAACT CTTCAAAGGTTTACCAGGGATCCAGTCAATATACAGATGATCAGCAACCTCACCTTGCTCCGGGAGACAGCTGTATACTATACCTCACTACTGACCTCTGGACCTGGTTTTCCCTTATCAAG CCTCCCAGACAGACTTGTTTGCTACCTGAGCCCCTCTGCAGTGAGCAACCTGAGCAGAGATGATGCTTTGAGCTTGGCCCAGAGGATCACCAAGAACTGCCCATTGAACCTGACACACAGAGGAATAACCAGAGAGAGagctccctcctccctgacaaTAGAGGAACTGCAG GTTGCATCCTCTCTGGTGAGAAAGTTTGAGCACCTCCCTCCTGAAATCCTGCGTGGATTGGGCCAGGCTGCAGTTGGACTGTCTATATCCAGCATTGAAAACAGCATCAGGGATGAAGACCTTGAAGCATCTATTCCTGCCCTGGGTAAAGTTCATGGCTGGAATGCTGAGCAGTCCAGCACCATTATCAACAAACTGCTTCGCTCTGGCTATCAG ATCCtggatggacagagcctggcAAAGCTGGGGAGCTTGGTAGCTGGCCTCAACAGCAGCACGCTTCGAAGCCTGTCTTCAGAAGTGATCTTGGAAGCCATCAAGTTGCCTGAGTTTGTTGAGCAGATGCTGCCCCTGCCCTCTGCTCTGAAAATGGCACTTGTGGAAAAG ctttCCTCCAGTGTCCACCACCCGGCTGACCTGGTTAAATATATCCCTGATGCTCTGGCCAGTTACATTCCAAAATCATTGCTTGTTTTTGGGGAGGAGAAGCCCAATATTCAAGATATCAACAATAAAACGTGGACCAGAGAACAG GCTGCCATGTTTTTCAGTGATATAATAAAGACAGAGCCTGACTTCAGCAG GCTTTCCCAGTCAGTCCTCCAAGGCTTCACATGTGCAGCTGCCAATGAGGTGGGAGAAGAAAGATTTCAGGAGCTGGCCAAAGTCATGAAGAAGAAGAATGTCAAGCTAGGAGAAGACCAG CTGAATTGCTTAGTGAAGATGGTGACGCTGCATGGGATTCCCAAGGATTTAGATAGCTATCCCAAAGACCTCTTGCTGTTTCTAAG TCCCTCAGACTATGCAGCAACAGGAAGCTGCAGGCAGTACTTTGCTAATATTGAGGAAGCAAACCTGGATCTTCTGCAGAGAGAGTCATCCCAGCGGAAACAGCTGCTCCTGGAAGCTTTAGCGTGTTTG AGAATTCCTGGCACACAAGTAACTGAGGCAAATGCAGAGGTTCTGGGACGTCTGGTCTGTGACCTGGGTGGAGAATACATTACAAGTTCTGGTGGGAATCTGCTGAAGCAGTTAAGCAAGTGTGACTCTTTCCTACCTGACCAAGAAGAGGCCATTAGGAGCATCATCAGCAGTGGTAACACTACGTTTGG ACCTCCTGCAGCATGGTCGGCTTTCACTTTGAATGAGCTCAGTGGGTTGATTCCTGTATTTGATCACAGCATCTTGCAGCAGATCCCCAAG AATGCCTTAACTGTTTGGCTGAAAAACTTTGCACATGATTCACCTCTGTCAAGGGAAGAGCTGGCCACTGTTGTTGAAGAACTCCTGCCTACCAGGCATAAGCGTGCTGATG GTTGCCCACCTGAGAAGCAGATAACAGAGACTGTTCTTGAAGATGACTTGATGCCTCTTAGCTACTCACCTGAGGAGTTACGCGCTTGCCTGAAGAATGTCTCTGTGGAGAATCATCTCTCTCAGATGCTGACCTATGCCTTCAGTGTTCAGCAGTTGGCTGTGCTGAAGGAGCATCTGGATGAG ACGTATCCTGATGGGTATCCTGAAAGTCTGCTCTTCAAACTGGGCTCTCTCATTTCTTTCGTCACCCCTGAGGATGTTTCCAAATGGAATATATCTTCAGCTGACACACTGGCTGGCTTACTCAGAAATGAGCCCCTTGATGATCAG GCTTCTGTAATAATCAAACGATACATTGACCTGGGAAACCCCTTGAATGTCACTGCTCTGAATGCAATTGGTACCAGATACATGTGCCTGCTAAATGAAACTGAACTGAAGATGATAGACTCCAGCACCTTGAA ACTGGCATCTCTGAATCTCTCAGCCTGTTCAGAGCGTACAAAAGAGATCTTGTATGCTAAAGCAAAAAGTGCTTTCTCAGACCAGCGACGTTCACCTGCTTACTATCAGCTTATTGAACCATATCTGG GGggtgctcctgctgcagatATCAAAGCTCTAAGCAAGGACAACGTGAACATGAACATTAGTACTTTTATGAAGCTAAGAAGAGACTCTTTGATG AGCCTGACACCTTTGGAGGTTCAGGGCTTGCTGGGGATGCATCTTGGTGATCTGAACAAATGGCACACGACCTCTCCCATCCGAGAGTGGGTCCAGAGGCAGAAACAATCCGAACTGGATAAACTGCATATTGGGCTCACTGGGGGAACACAAGAAGGCTACATCAACCTTGTCACACCCAAATTTCAGT caccatcctcagctcctctgAGTACTGCAGCCATGACATtccacctcctgcctgctctgcttaCCAGTTTCCTGATGATGTGGGTCTTCTCTTGA
- the LOC136016988 gene encoding mesothelin-like isoform X1 gives MLPSLPGLGILLLLGWQVAAAPSAGTYLCSSSPGNESAVCASVKRISQEMLLEVAHGQASPCSLTFGQYACAQSAWLQDLPDDFLVSLYKCLAPKPASTVDPEYSVLFFSKYDAKKLIAALTVFSQQFSHVPRSLEWNMVFINGLWEKMLEVPDIDSPPVLSQWIHGGLQPFLVEPKVFACLHAKNLSCETFQMIVAALNGIYSDLPVEEQRSLYAGIKHYLIQDESNQKCYSAAVPGLNSTAWFGNYLGSFLEHATVGDLQLFGDEATLQRFTRDPVNIQMISNLTLLRETAVYYTSLLTSGPGFPLSSLPDRLVCYLSPSAVSNLSRDDALSLAQRITKNCPLNLTHRGITRERAPSSLTIEELQVASSLVRKFEHLPPEILRGLGQAAVGLSISSIENSIRDEDLEASIPALGKVHGWNAEQSSTIINKLLRSGYQILDGQSLAKLGSLVAGLNSSTLRSLSSEVILEAIKLPEFVEQMLPLPSALKMALVEKLSSSVHHPADLVKYIPDALASYIPKSLLVFGEEKPNIQDINNKTWTREQAAMFFSDIIKTEPDFSRLSQSVLQGFTCAAANEVGEERFQELAKVMKKKNVKLGEDQLNCLVKMVTLHGIPKDLDSYPKDLLLFLSPSDYAATGSCRQYFANIEEANLDLLQRESSQRKQLLLEALACLRIPGTQVTEANAEVLGRLVCDLGGEYITSSGGNLLKQLSKCDSFLPDQEEAIRSIISSGNTTFGPPAAWSAFTLNELSGLIPVFDHSILQQIPKNALTVWLKNFAHDSPLSREELATVVEELLPTRHKRADGCPPEKQITETVLEDDLMPLSYSPEELRACLKNVSVENHLSQMLTYAFSVQQLAVLKEHLDETYPDGYPESLLFKLGSLISFVTPEDVSKWNISSADTLAGLLRNEPLDDQASVIIKRYIDLGNPLNVTALNAIGTRYMCLLNETELKMIDSSTLKLASLNLSACSERTKEILYAKAKSAFSDQRRSPAYYQLIEPYLGGAPAADIKALSKDNVNMNISTFMKLRRDSLMSLTPLEVQGLLGMHLGDLNKWHTTSPIREWVQRQKQSELDKLHIGLTGGTQEGYINLVTPKFQSPSSAPLSTAAMTFHLLPALLTSFLMMWVFS, from the exons GTTGGCAGgttgctgctgccccttcggctggGACATACCTG TGCTCCAGCTCCCCTGGCAATG AATCTGCTGTGTGTGCCTCAGTGAAAAG GATCAGCCAAGAGATGCTTCTTGAGGTAGCCCATGGCCAAGCCTCCCCGTGCAGCCTCACTTTTGGTCAATATGCCTGTGCACAG agtgCTTGGCTCCAGGACCTTCCAGATGATTTCCTTGTATCCTTATATAAGTGCCTTGCCCCTAAACCTGCCAGTACTGTGGATCCAGAATACtctgttctcttcttttccaaatATGATGCCAAGAAGCTTATAGCTGCTCTCACCGTGTTCAGCCAGCAG TTTTCTCATGTTCCTCGTTCTCTGGAGTGGAACATGGTCTTCATTAATGGCCTGTGGGAGAAGATGTTGGAAGTGCCTGACATTGACAGCCCCCCTGTTTTGTCTCAGTGGATCCATGGGGGGCTTCAGCCATTCCTGGTGGAGCCCAAGGTCTTTGCTTGCCTTCATGCCAAAAACCTGTCTTGTGAGACATTTCAAATGAT AGTTGCTGCCCTGAATGGCATATATTCTGACCTTCCAGTGGAAGAACAGAGGAGTCTTTATGCTGGGATCAAACACTACCTCATCCAGGATG AATCAAACCAGAAATGCTACAGTGCAGCCGTTCCAGGTCTGAATTCCACTGCTTGGTTTGGAAATTATCTTGGATCCTTTTTGGAGCATGCTACTGTTGGAGACCTGCAGCTTTTTGGTGATGAAGCAACT CTTCAAAGGTTTACCAGGGATCCAGTCAATATACAGATGATCAGCAACCTCACCTTGCTCCGGGAGACAGCTGTATACTATACCTCACTACTGACCTCTGGACCTGGTTTTCCCTTATCAAG CCTCCCAGACAGACTTGTTTGCTACCTGAGCCCCTCTGCAGTGAGCAACCTGAGCAGAGATGATGCTTTGAGCTTGGCCCAGAGGATCACCAAGAACTGCCCATTGAACCTGACACACAGAGGAATAACCAGAGAGAGagctccctcctccctgacaaTAGAGGAACTGCAG GTTGCATCCTCTCTGGTGAGAAAGTTTGAGCACCTCCCTCCTGAAATCCTGCGTGGATTGGGCCAGGCTGCAGTTGGACTGTCTATATCCAGCATTGAAAACAGCATCAGGGATGAAGACCTTGAAGCATCTATTCCTGCCCTGGGTAAAGTTCATGGCTGGAATGCTGAGCAGTCCAGCACCATTATCAACAAACTGCTTCGCTCTGGCTATCAG ATCCtggatggacagagcctggcAAAGCTGGGGAGCTTGGTAGCTGGCCTCAACAGCAGCACGCTTCGAAGCCTGTCTTCAGAAGTGATCTTGGAAGCCATCAAGTTGCCTGAGTTTGTTGAGCAGATGCTGCCCCTGCCCTCTGCTCTGAAAATGGCACTTGTGGAAAAG ctttCCTCCAGTGTCCACCACCCGGCTGACCTGGTTAAATATATCCCTGATGCTCTGGCCAGTTACATTCCAAAATCATTGCTTGTTTTTGGGGAGGAGAAGCCCAATATTCAAGATATCAACAATAAAACGTGGACCAGAGAACAG GCTGCCATGTTTTTCAGTGATATAATAAAGACAGAGCCTGACTTCAGCAG GCTTTCCCAGTCAGTCCTCCAAGGCTTCACATGTGCAGCTGCCAATGAGGTGGGAGAAGAAAGATTTCAGGAGCTGGCCAAAGTCATGAAGAAGAAGAATGTCAAGCTAGGAGAAGACCAG CTGAATTGCTTAGTGAAGATGGTGACGCTGCATGGGATTCCCAAGGATTTAGATAGCTATCCCAAAGACCTCTTGCTGTTTCTAAG TCCCTCAGACTATGCAGCAACAGGAAGCTGCAGGCAGTACTTTGCTAATATTGAGGAAGCAAACCTGGATCTTCTGCAGAGAGAGTCATCCCAGCGGAAACAGCTGCTCCTGGAAGCTTTAGCGTGTTTG AGAATTCCTGGCACACAAGTAACTGAGGCAAATGCAGAGGTTCTGGGACGTCTGGTCTGTGACCTGGGTGGAGAATACATTACAAGTTCTGGTGGGAATCTGCTGAAGCAGTTAAGCAAGTGTGACTCTTTCCTACCTGACCAAGAAGAGGCCATTAGGAGCATCATCAGCAGTGGTAACACTACGTTTGG ACCTCCTGCAGCATGGTCGGCTTTCACTTTGAATGAGCTCAGTGGGTTGATTCCTGTATTTGATCACAGCATCTTGCAGCAGATCCCCAAG AATGCCTTAACTGTTTGGCTGAAAAACTTTGCACATGATTCACCTCTGTCAAGGGAAGAGCTGGCCACTGTTGTTGAAGAACTCCTGCCTACCAGGCATAAGCGTGCTGATG GTTGCCCACCTGAGAAGCAGATAACAGAGACTGTTCTTGAAGATGACTTGATGCCTCTTAGCTACTCACCTGAGGAGTTACGCGCTTGCCTGAAGAATGTCTCTGTGGAGAATCATCTCTCTCAGATGCTGACCTATGCCTTCAGTGTTCAGCAGTTGGCTGTGCTGAAGGAGCATCTGGATGAG ACGTATCCTGATGGGTATCCTGAAAGTCTGCTCTTCAAACTGGGCTCTCTCATTTCTTTCGTCACCCCTGAGGATGTTTCCAAATGGAATATATCTTCAGCTGACACACTGGCTGGCTTACTCAGAAATGAGCCCCTTGATGATCAG GCTTCTGTAATAATCAAACGATACATTGACCTGGGAAACCCCTTGAATGTCACTGCTCTGAATGCAATTGGTACCAGATACATGTGCCTGCTAAATGAAACTGAACTGAAGATGATAGACTCCAGCACCTTGAA ACTGGCATCTCTGAATCTCTCAGCCTGTTCAGAGCGTACAAAAGAGATCTTGTATGCTAAAGCAAAAAGTGCTTTCTCAGACCAGCGACGTTCACCTGCTTACTATCAGCTTATTGAACCATATCTGG GGggtgctcctgctgcagatATCAAAGCTCTAAGCAAGGACAACGTGAACATGAACATTAGTACTTTTATGAAGCTAAGAAGAGACTCTTTGATG AGCCTGACACCTTTGGAGGTTCAGGGCTTGCTGGGGATGCATCTTGGTGATCTGAACAAATGGCACACGACCTCTCCCATCCGAGAGTGGGTCCAGAGGCAGAAACAATCCGAACTGGATAAACTGCATATTGGGCTCACTGGGGGAACACAAGAAGGCTACATCAACCTTGTCACACCCAAATTTCAGT caccatcctcagctcctctgAGTACTGCAGCCATGACATtccacctcctgcctgctctgcttaCCAGTTTCCTGATGATGTGGGTCTTCTCTTGA